One Microlunatus soli genomic window carries:
- a CDS encoding DoxX-like family protein: MNAIPRSLIIFGRIALLLVWIYEGLIAKLGGQRADEQGIAEAVPLLPDHLAGLALRALGGYEVLLGVWVLIGLLPRIAATLQTLTLIAVSSTGLLFGREQIGEPLDLVIKNLALIALVWLVAAAASVRTDSVRDREPADG, translated from the coding sequence TCCCACGTTCCTTGATCATCTTCGGCCGGATCGCGCTGCTGCTGGTGTGGATCTACGAGGGGTTGATCGCCAAGCTGGGCGGGCAGCGTGCCGACGAACAGGGGATCGCCGAGGCGGTGCCGTTGCTGCCCGACCACCTCGCCGGCCTCGCGCTGCGGGCGCTCGGCGGCTACGAGGTGCTGCTCGGGGTCTGGGTACTGATCGGGCTGTTGCCGCGGATCGCGGCGACACTGCAGACCCTGACCCTGATCGCGGTCAGCAGTACCGGGTTGCTGTTCGGCCGGGAACAGATCGGTGAGCCGCTGGACCTGGTGATCAAGAACCTCGCCCTGATCGCGTTGGTCTGGCTGGTCGCCGCAGCAGCTTCGGTGCGCACCGATTCGGTGCGGGACAGGGAGCCGGCCGATGGCTGA